Proteins encoded by one window of Dehalococcoidales bacterium:
- the cysS gene encoding cysteine--tRNA ligase translates to MKIFSTLSAKKEEFVPHGDEVTMYVCGVTPYSDAHIGHAMSYIIFDVIRRYIKFSGYKLKFVQNFTDIDDKIINRANERGISASALAEQYSDSFLEDMDALNVVRADFYPRATGEIDKIIEVVEGLIDNGFAYEADGSVYFRVTKIKDYGKLAHRTLDSMMAGARIEIEQDKENPMDFTLWKASKPGEPSWTSPWGEGRPGWHIECSAMSLKYLGDKIDIHGGGSDLIFPHHENEIVQSESFTGQKPFAKYWLHNGLLQFGEDKMSKSLGNLITIKDALKDYGADTIRIFVLNSHYRSPLKFSTEAFQAADSGADRLRRTVEREDTANANGNAVDPEPYRKMFIEAMDDDFNTPQALAALFDLARAINQGADSGANISEAKKTLLDLGQNVLGLRLNPVSFEDNPEIQDLIEQRRIFREGKNWKEADAVREKLAALGVAVEDTPNGVKITPLKKK, encoded by the coding sequence ATGAAGATTTTCAGCACCCTGTCTGCTAAAAAAGAGGAATTTGTACCGCACGGCGATGAGGTAACAATGTATGTCTGCGGAGTTACCCCCTACTCCGATGCCCATATCGGGCATGCGATGAGCTATATTATTTTTGATGTTATCAGGCGTTACATCAAATTCAGCGGGTATAAACTCAAGTTTGTGCAAAACTTTACCGATATCGATGATAAAATTATTAATCGCGCAAATGAAAGAGGAATTTCCGCTTCTGCGCTTGCGGAGCAATATTCCGATAGTTTTTTGGAAGATATGGATGCTCTAAATGTTGTCAGAGCCGATTTTTACCCCCGAGCTACCGGTGAAATTGATAAAATCATCGAAGTTGTTGAGGGGCTAATCGATAACGGATTTGCCTACGAAGCCGACGGCAGTGTCTATTTTAGGGTCACTAAGATTAAAGATTACGGCAAACTGGCACACCGTACATTGGATTCAATGATGGCCGGTGCAAGAATTGAAATTGAACAGGATAAAGAGAACCCGATGGATTTTACCCTCTGGAAGGCTTCAAAGCCGGGAGAACCGTCCTGGACAAGCCCTTGGGGAGAAGGAAGACCCGGCTGGCATATCGAATGCAGTGCGATGTCTTTAAAGTATCTCGGGGATAAAATCGATATTCACGGCGGCGGGAGCGACCTTATATTCCCGCATCACGAAAACGAAATCGTGCAGTCGGAAAGTTTTACCGGGCAGAAGCCGTTTGCCAAATATTGGCTGCATAACGGGTTGTTGCAGTTCGGCGAAGATAAAATGAGTAAATCTTTAGGGAACCTAATTACGATTAAAGATGCCTTAAAAGATTACGGCGCCGATACGATTCGCATCTTTGTTTTGAACTCGCATTACCGCAGCCCTTTAAAGTTTTCAACGGAAGCTTTTCAGGCGGCGGATAGCGGTGCCGACCGTTTAAGACGCACCGTTGAGAGAGAAGATACCGCTAACGCTAACGGTAACGCGGTTGATCCGGAACCATATCGCAAGATGTTTATCGAAGCAATGGATGACGATTTTAATACACCGCAGGCACTGGCGGCTTTATTTGATCTTGCCCGAGCAATCAACCAAGGGGCGGATTCCGGGGCAAATATTTCCGAAGCCAAAAAGACCCTGCTGGATTTAGGGCAGAATGTCCTCGGGCTGAGATTAAACCCCGTAAGTTTTGAAGATAACCCTGAAATCCAAGACTTAATAGAACAGCGTCGGATTTTCAGAGAGGGAAAAAACTGGAAAGAAGCCGACGCCGTACGTGAAAAGCTGGCGGCTTTGGGGGTTGCGGTTGAGGATACACCGAACGGCGTAAAAATCACCCCGCTAAAGAAAAAGTAG
- a CDS encoding helicase-related protein has protein sequence MSTNTTFITNEGEKNLKNRISELIEHSKELKFLVGFFYFSGIKELYESLKKNPEIQLDILVGLESDNTIYGLIEYDNQQKGLTDREKFENFLSSITKSINSDDFDNQEFYTQAHFFIEAIQNDKIRIRKTYEPNHAKLYVFKMKESLESLQSSLFITGSSNLTKAGLSRQNELNVEIKDYGVNEAEEYFDRLWAEAVKITENPEYKTKLIKTIKDGTLITNVTPYEAFALILKTYIELQESKQIRPSLLDLLKKKGYIAYKYQTDAVAHALSIIEQHRGVIIADVVGLGKSIIAGMIAHSLRKRGIILCPPGLVGDDNATTGWKKYREDFGLYDWEVRSSGLENLKRVHDLVQSNPDFEVVIIDEAHRFRNQSTEAYHLLSNICRDRIVILLTATPFNNTPADLLSMIKLFIVPGKPSITLSGDLSAKFRSYSHAFRRLSYIRKNFNSNNQQKKSQAITYYETMFGSKTIDLSKVKERTRQLSKNIRNTISQVTIRRNRIDLKKDPEYSKEIYELSDVKDPCEIFFELTPKQSAFYDKVIKDYFGESGRFTGAIYQPFLYDSGQLEIDEEDLDKEENRESLIQRNLYDFMRRLLIKRFESSFGSFRQSIINFKSITEKIQQFIDNSGGKYILDRKLIDQICEADIDEIEEELAAFEERLSRGNFPKTDKVYKINEFKLKDRFLNDIKSDIKLFNDILEEIESLELVKNDPKLEKLALEIKAIGKKKDDSGDPERKIVIFTEYTDTAKYLETYLNQEFPDSCITVKGDLSKSKIEEILKNFDATHKKPKNDYRILITTDKMSEGFNLNRAGAVINYDIPWNPTRVIQRVGRINRISKRVFKNLYIYNFFPTLQGSTYVKSREIATEKMFLIHNALGEDAKIFEPEEEPSASNLFTRIMRNPDDLEQESFQTKVRQLYAEIAASSPEVIEKISALPSRIKVAKGYTDNNLIVYIRKGLGLFTRAILDNADKPEELDFEDTLDYIMCAKEEKALDFSKSFWGNYMAAKEYKETSRTPASELSIEKKALNNVKTLLNGGNPAFDSLLPFLRNLYDDILEYKTLSDYTLRKIANLHSQSKDEAKTEKTVAEIKILQKELGADYLDKIKLRIGQTQKEVIIAIENIKEQA, from the coding sequence ATGAGTACAAACACCACATTTATAACTAACGAAGGCGAGAAAAACCTCAAAAACAGAATCTCTGAGCTAATCGAACACAGCAAGGAACTGAAATTCTTGGTTGGTTTTTTCTATTTCTCCGGAATAAAGGAACTCTACGAATCACTAAAAAAGAACCCCGAAATACAGCTTGATATTCTTGTCGGCTTAGAATCAGATAATACCATATACGGCCTAATCGAATACGACAATCAACAAAAGGGGCTGACAGACAGAGAAAAGTTTGAAAATTTCCTAAGTTCGATTACAAAGTCAATTAACTCCGATGATTTTGATAATCAGGAATTTTACACACAAGCGCACTTCTTTATAGAAGCGATTCAAAACGACAAAATCAGAATCCGTAAAACTTATGAGCCCAATCACGCCAAATTATATGTATTTAAAATGAAGGAATCGCTGGAAAGCCTCCAAAGTTCGCTTTTTATTACCGGCAGCAGCAATCTCACCAAAGCCGGGCTTTCACGTCAAAACGAACTGAACGTTGAAATTAAGGATTACGGTGTCAATGAAGCCGAGGAATATTTTGACAGGCTCTGGGCGGAAGCCGTCAAAATAACCGAAAATCCCGAATATAAAACCAAACTGATTAAAACCATCAAGGACGGAACCTTAATTACCAACGTTACCCCCTACGAGGCATTCGCCCTGATACTAAAAACTTATATTGAACTCCAAGAAAGTAAACAAATCCGGCCAAGTCTGCTGGACTTGTTAAAGAAAAAAGGCTACATAGCATACAAATATCAAACCGATGCCGTCGCCCACGCCCTGTCAATTATTGAGCAGCATCGCGGCGTAATTATTGCCGATGTCGTCGGTTTAGGAAAAAGTATTATTGCGGGTATGATCGCCCACAGTTTAAGGAAGCGCGGCATTATTCTTTGTCCGCCGGGATTGGTCGGCGACGATAATGCTACCACTGGTTGGAAAAAGTATCGCGAAGATTTTGGGTTGTACGATTGGGAAGTCCGTTCTTCGGGGCTGGAAAACCTAAAACGGGTCCATGATTTAGTTCAATCCAACCCCGATTTTGAAGTGGTAATAATTGATGAGGCGCACCGTTTTCGTAACCAGAGCACCGAGGCCTATCATTTACTAAGCAATATCTGCCGCGACAGAATTGTGATACTGCTTACTGCCACCCCCTTCAACAACACCCCCGCCGATTTGCTTTCGATGATTAAATTATTTATTGTTCCCGGGAAACCATCCATAACGCTATCCGGCGACCTTAGCGCCAAATTCAGGTCTTATTCGCATGCTTTCCGGCGCCTTTCCTATATCCGAAAGAATTTCAACTCCAATAACCAGCAAAAGAAAAGCCAGGCGATTACCTATTATGAAACGATGTTCGGTTCAAAAACAATCGATTTGAGTAAAGTCAAAGAGCGAACAAGGCAACTTTCCAAGAATATTCGTAATACTATCTCGCAGGTTACAATCAGACGTAATCGGATAGACCTTAAAAAAGACCCCGAATATTCTAAGGAAATCTATGAGCTTTCCGATGTTAAAGACCCTTGTGAAATATTTTTTGAGCTCACCCCCAAGCAATCCGCATTCTACGATAAAGTCATTAAGGATTATTTTGGGGAATCGGGGCGTTTTACCGGCGCCATCTATCAGCCGTTCCTTTACGATTCCGGCCAGCTTGAAATAGATGAAGAGGATTTAGATAAAGAAGAAAACCGCGAATCCTTAATACAAAGGAACTTGTACGACTTTATGAGAAGGTTGCTGATTAAGCGCTTCGAAAGCTCGTTCGGCTCGTTCCGCCAGAGTATTATCAACTTTAAATCCATCACCGAAAAAATACAGCAGTTTATCGACAACTCCGGCGGAAAGTATATCCTCGACCGTAAACTAATCGACCAAATTTGCGAAGCGGATATTGATGAAATCGAAGAGGAACTGGCTGCCTTTGAAGAACGGCTCAGCCGCGGCAATTTCCCCAAAACCGATAAAGTTTACAAAATTAACGAATTTAAATTAAAAGACCGCTTTTTAAACGATATTAAATCCGATATTAAGCTGTTTAACGATATTTTAGAGGAAATCGAATCCCTTGAGCTGGTTAAAAACGATCCGAAACTGGAAAAACTGGCGCTGGAGATAAAAGCAATCGGCAAAAAGAAAGACGACTCCGGCGACCCCGAACGAAAAATCGTTATTTTTACCGAATATACCGATACCGCCAAATATCTGGAAACCTATTTAAATCAGGAGTTCCCCGACAGTTGTATTACCGTCAAGGGTGATTTAAGCAAAAGCAAAATAGAAGAAATTCTAAAAAACTTCGATGCCACCCACAAAAAACCGAAAAACGATTACAGAATTCTAATTACCACCGACAAAATGTCGGAAGGTTTCAACCTTAACCGTGCGGGGGCGGTAATAAACTATGATATCCCTTGGAATCCGACCCGGGTTATCCAGCGGGTGGGGCGCATTAACCGCATCAGCAAACGTGTTTTTAAAAACCTCTATATTTACAACTTTTTCCCCACTTTACAGGGTTCCACATACGTTAAAAGCCGTGAAATCGCCACCGAAAAGATGTTTTTAATCCATAATGCCCTCGGTGAAGATGCCAAGATATTTGAGCCCGAAGAAGAGCCGAGCGCCTCAAACCTTTTTACGCGCATAATGCGAAACCCCGACGACTTGGAACAGGAAAGCTTCCAAACCAAAGTCAGGCAGCTTTATGCCGAAATTGCCGCTTCATCACCGGAAGTGATTGAAAAAATATCCGCATTGCCCTCGCGAATCAAGGTTGCCAAAGGCTATACCGATAATAATCTAATCGTTTATATCCGAAAAGGTTTGGGGCTTTTTACACGTGCAATTTTAGATAATGCAGATAAGCCCGAAGAGCTTGATTTTGAAGATACCCTTGATTACATCATGTGTGCCAAAGAAGAAAAGGCCTTGGATTTCAGCAAATCGTTTTGGGGTAATTACATGGCCGCCAAAGAGTACAAAGAAACCTCAAGAACGCCTGCCAGCGAGTTAAGCATCGAAAAGAAAGCCTTAAACAACGTCAAGACCCTCTTAAACGGCGGTAATCCGGCATTTGACAGCCTCCTGCCTTTCTTAAGAAACCTGTACGATGATATCTTGGAATACAAAACCCTTTCCGATTACACACTGCGTAAAATCGCCAACCTGCATTCGCAATCCAAAGACGAAGCGAAAACAGAAAAAACAGTCGCCGAAATCAAAATTCTGCAAAAAGAACTCGGCGCCGATTATCTGGATAAAATAAAACTAAGAATAGGGCAAACACAGAAAGAGGTTATTATCGCAATCGAAAACATTAAGGAGCAGGCATGA
- a CDS encoding transcriptional regulator — MERIKKTERMIKIWFLIYQNPLRFSTKDLAKRFGVNVRTIYRDIDSLGTDLMVPIYEEKAKWAIDESYFLPPVRFSLKEALNIFLAARLMLNYSNRYDPNIATTFNFLASVMPPPLAKQVLNTIDWMEKLPRNERFIFTLPKLAEAWTSQRKVKITYRSLPAEKATERIIEPYFIEPAAPGHSSYVLAHCCRAGEMRVFKTERIESIELTDEKYTIPQDFDANKYFSSAWGIIVDGEEQTVKLKFIPQIARFAEETVWHPSQKLEKQPDGSVIMTIKVFYTSELLNWITGWGEKVEVLEPPQLRQEVLQIAKDMVKVYRKK, encoded by the coding sequence ATGGAGAGAATTAAAAAAACAGAGCGAATGATAAAAATCTGGTTTCTAATCTACCAAAACCCTCTGCGCTTTTCGACTAAAGACCTCGCCAAAAGGTTTGGCGTCAATGTCCGCACAATCTACCGTGATATCGACAGCCTCGGAACCGATTTAATGGTTCCGATATATGAAGAAAAGGCCAAATGGGCAATCGATGAGAGTTATTTCCTGCCTCCCGTCCGTTTTTCGTTAAAAGAGGCCCTTAATATCTTTTTGGCGGCACGCCTTATGTTAAATTACAGCAACCGCTACGATCCTAACATTGCCACCACCTTCAATTTTTTGGCATCGGTAATGCCGCCGCCGCTGGCAAAACAAGTCTTAAATACAATTGATTGGATGGAAAAACTGCCCCGCAACGAACGTTTTATATTTACGCTTCCCAAACTCGCCGAAGCTTGGACTTCTCAACGCAAAGTCAAAATAACTTACCGCTCCCTGCCGGCCGAAAAAGCCACCGAGCGCATTATTGAACCCTATTTTATTGAACCGGCGGCGCCGGGGCATTCCAGCTATGTTCTCGCCCATTGCTGCCGTGCAGGTGAAATGCGAGTCTTCAAAACCGAGCGAATTGAGTCAATCGAGCTGACCGATGAAAAATACACCATCCCCCAAGATTTTGATGCCAATAAATACTTCTCAAGCGCCTGGGGAATCATTGTTGACGGAGAAGAACAAACCGTAAAGCTCAAATTCATCCCGCAAATTGCCCGCTTTGCCGAGGAAACCGTCTGGCACCCGTCGCAGAAATTGGAAAAGCAGCCCGACGGATCGGTAATTATGACGATAAAAGTCTTTTACACCAGTGAACTGCTGAATTGGATAACGGGCTGGGGTGAAAAAGTGGAGGTTTTGGAACCGCCCCAACTGCGCCAAGAGGTGTTGCAAATAGCGAAGGATATGGTTAAAGTTTATCGTAAGAAGTAG
- the ispD gene encoding 2-C-methyl-D-erythritol 4-phosphate cytidylyltransferase, whose product MCAKVGAIIVAAGKGERMKGIDKIFVPLNGKPLLAWTVEVFEKCSAIDQIVIVLGEHNIETGKKLAADYGWQKVTAICTGGKERQQSVSNGLQLLEDCEWIVIHDGARPFVKESLIKIGISEAKETGAAVAAVPVTDTIKMASDDNFIIGTPPREKLWAVQTPQVFKSDIIREAHAKACKNATDDAALAESLGYTVKLYPGSYNNIKVTTPLDLSLAEILVKGGT is encoded by the coding sequence ATGTGCGCTAAGGTAGGAGCCATAATCGTAGCCGCCGGCAAAGGCGAACGGATGAAGGGGATTGATAAAATCTTTGTACCCCTTAACGGAAAACCTTTACTGGCATGGACGGTCGAAGTATTCGAGAAATGCTCCGCAATCGACCAAATTGTAATTGTCCTCGGGGAGCATAATATCGAAACAGGCAAAAAATTGGCAGCCGATTACGGTTGGCAAAAGGTAACCGCTATTTGCACCGGCGGCAAAGAGCGCCAGCAATCGGTTTCTAACGGGCTTCAACTGCTGGAAGATTGTGAGTGGATTGTAATTCACGACGGGGCACGCCCCTTTGTTAAGGAATCGCTGATTAAAATCGGGATTAGCGAGGCGAAGGAAACGGGAGCGGCTGTAGCTGCCGTACCGGTAACCGATACAATTAAAATGGCCTCCGACGACAATTTCATTATCGGAACCCCGCCGCGTGAAAAATTGTGGGCGGTACAAACACCGCAAGTTTTTAAATCTGATATAATAAGAGAGGCGCACGCTAAGGCTTGCAAAAACGCAACCGACGATGCGGCGCTAGCAGAGAGCTTGGGGTATACCGTAAAACTATATCCCGGTTCGTATAACAATATTAAAGTTACCACACCCCTGGATTTGTCACTGGCAGAAATTCTGGTAAAAGGAGGCACATAA
- the ispF gene encoding 2-C-methyl-D-erythritol 2,4-cyclodiphosphate synthase, with protein MRVGIGYDVHRLAPDLKLVLGGVEIPSRQGLIGWSDADVLTHAVMDALLGAAALGDIGQHFPPGDPSLKGISSLILLERVLELLKTNRYRVGNIDAVIVAEQPKLMEHIQNIRKKLADTMKVDIGAVSVKANTSEQLGFAGREEGMVAWAVATIEEENG; from the coding sequence ATGCGTGTCGGAATTGGCTATGATGTACACCGCTTGGCACCGGATTTAAAGCTGGTTTTAGGAGGGGTTGAGATACCCTCCCGGCAAGGTCTTATCGGCTGGAGCGATGCCGATGTACTGACCCATGCCGTAATGGATGCCCTGTTGGGAGCGGCCGCCTTAGGGGATATCGGGCAGCACTTTCCGCCCGGAGACCCGAGTTTAAAAGGGATTTCAAGCCTTATCTTACTGGAAAGGGTCTTGGAACTTCTTAAAACAAACAGGTACCGCGTCGGAAACATTGATGCGGTTATCGTCGCCGAGCAGCCTAAACTAATGGAACATATTCAAAATATCAGAAAGAAACTTGCAGATACCATGAAAGTGGATATCGGCGCCGTCAGCGTCAAAGCGAACACCTCGGAACAACTCGGGTTTGCCGGCAGAGAAGAAGGCATGGTCGCTTGGGCGGTAGCCACAATTGAAGAGGAGAACGGATGA